GTAGGGGTTCGAGGGTTCAAATCCCTCCCTCCGCATAAGCACCAAACGCTTTTCTTTGGTGGAGGGAAAAAGATTTAAAGACGGAGTTCTAAGACATTGATTGATTAACCGAGAGGGGAAGAAAAGATGAGGCAAATGGGGAATGAAACGGTCTCAGAAGGCGGGGAAGTAAAGACGATGGATGCTGAAGAAATAGAGAAAATCTTGGAAAAGTCCCGGACGATCATAAAGGTAATCGGATGTGGAGGAAGTGGGACGAACACGATCCAGAGGATGACCGAGGAGGGCATCTTCGGTGCGGAACTCTTTGCTTTGAACACGGATGCTCAACATTTGTTGTACGCGAAAGTAGATAGGAAGCTCTTGATAGGGAAGAAGACGACGCGGGGGCTGGGAGCAGGAAGTATCCCGCGGTTAGGCGAGGAAGCGGCACGGGAGAACGATAATGATATAAGGGCCATGGTGGAGGATGCGGACATGGTTTTTGTCACGTGCGGCTTAGGCGGTGGCACGGGGACCGGATCAGCACCCGTCGTTGCCCAAGCATCACAGGAAGTCGGTGCACTCACCATCGGCGTGGTAACTTTGCCGTTTAGCGCAGAAGGCGCGGTAAGGATGGAAAATATGGATTACGGCCTTGAGAAACTGCGTGAGAATACAGACACGTTGATTGTAATACCAAATGATAAGTTATTAGATGTCGTGCCACGATTGCCCTTAAACGAGGCGTTTAAAGTCGCGGATGACGTGCTGATGCGCTCGGTGAAGGGTCTGACCGAGCTGATAACGAAGCCGGGACTTATCAATCTGGACTTCGCCGATGTGCGGACGGTGATGAAAGACGGAGGCATGGCGATGATCGGCTTTGGGGAGTCGGACGGCCAGAACAAGGCAATCGAATCGGTGCGAAAGGCGTTAAGCTCCCCTCTGCTTGAAGTTGAGGTCTCGGATGCGAACGCGGCGCTGGTAAACGTGATAGGCGGCGAGGACATGACGGTCGAGGAGGCCGAGGGAGCACTGCAGGAAGTCTACCGGATGATGAATCCCGAAGCACGGATCATCTGGGGTGTGCAGGTGAGTCCAGAGCTGAAGAACATGATACGAACGCTGCTCATCGTAACGGGCGTGAAATCAGAGCAGATATATGACCGTAAGGATGTGAAGAAGGAGAAATTCGGCATTGAGATAGTACGGTAGTCAGGTGTTTGTGTAAGTACGAGCTGAGGATAGCAGTAGCAATGCAAGAACAAAAATTCGATTTCGAAGGGTTAAAGGTAGAGAACTGGTCGAAGAAGATAAAGGAGTATATAAGGATAGTGAAGTTGGCGAAACGGCCGAAGCGAGACGAATTCATCAAGATATCCGAAATCGCGGGTGCTGCAATGGCACTGGTCGGTGTCATCGGTTTTGCCATTTATCTTTTACTGACCGTATTGCCGAAGGGGTTTTGAGCGATGGCCAGGATAGTGGCAGTAAAGACGACGGTTAACCAGGAGCAGGCAGTAGCGGCCATGATTGAGGGCGCGATAAAGGAGCAGCCGGCGAGCGAGCATGGACTGAAGGCGATTTTGGTGCCTGACGAACTCAGGGGGTACGTGCTGATAGAAGCGGAGTATCCCGAGATGGTAGAGCAGATCGTTCAGAGCATCCCGCATGCACGTGGCCTGGTCAAAGGCGAGATGGATTTGGACGAGATCGAGCATTTCCTCACGCCGAAACCGTCGGTAACCGGTATTGTTGAGGGGAGCATTATAGAAATCATATCGGGACCGTTCAAGGGCGAACGAGCGCGCGTGAAGAAAGTGGACGAGGCGCACGAGGAGATCACCATTGAGCTCTTTGAGGCGATGGTTCCGATACCGGTCACGGTTCGCGGCGACAGCGTACGGGTATTGAGCAGAGAGGATCACGAAGAGGATCACTAACTAGCTTCACGTCATAGGATTATAAGCAGTTGAATGGATCGATAGAGCGCGGCGGGATACTATAACATGACAGACAAGAAGGGCGCAAAGCATGACTTGCGGCCAGCGATTGCGCAGGATTACCAAACGGGCGAGGTGCTTATGCTCGCGTACATGGATGATGAGGCGCTGCGACTGACGAGAGAGACGGGTAAGGCGCATTACTGGAGCAGGAGTCGCGGCAAACTATGGCGGAAAGGTGAACAATCGGGTCACGAGCAGCTCGTAAAGGACATTCTAATCGATTGCGACGAGGATACTATTCTGTTGAAGGTGGAGCAGATCGGCGGCGCATGTCATACGGGCTACCGGTCGTGCTTTTACCGCACGATCGATGGTGACATCGTGGGTACGAAGGTATTCGATCCGGAAGAGGCGTACGGGAAGAAGCAGGAATAAAGATTAAGATTTTCGAAATATC
The DNA window shown above is from Methanomicrobia archaeon and carries:
- the ftsZ gene encoding cell division protein FtsZ; amino-acid sequence: MRQMGNETVSEGGEVKTMDAEEIEKILEKSRTIIKVIGCGGSGTNTIQRMTEEGIFGAELFALNTDAQHLLYAKVDRKLLIGKKTTRGLGAGSIPRLGEEAARENDNDIRAMVEDADMVFVTCGLGGGTGTGSAPVVAQASQEVGALTIGVVTLPFSAEGAVRMENMDYGLEKLRENTDTLIVIPNDKLLDVVPRLPLNEAFKVADDVLMRSVKGLTELITKPGLINLDFADVRTVMKDGGMAMIGFGESDGQNKAIESVRKALSSPLLEVEVSDANAALVNVIGGEDMTVEEAEGALQEVYRMMNPEARIIWGVQVSPELKNMIRTLLIVTGVKSEQIYDRKDVKKEKFGIEIVR
- a CDS encoding protein translocase SEC61 complex subunit gamma is translated as MQEQKFDFEGLKVENWSKKIKEYIRIVKLAKRPKRDEFIKISEIAGAAMALVGVIGFAIYLLLTVLPKGF
- a CDS encoding transcription elongation factor Spt5, which gives rise to MARIVAVKTTVNQEQAVAAMIEGAIKEQPASEHGLKAILVPDELRGYVLIEAEYPEMVEQIVQSIPHARGLVKGEMDLDEIEHFLTPKPSVTGIVEGSIIEIISGPFKGERARVKKVDEAHEEITIELFEAMVPIPVTVRGDSVRVLSREDHEEDH
- the hisI gene encoding phosphoribosyl-AMP cyclohydrolase, whose translation is MTDKKGAKHDLRPAIAQDYQTGEVLMLAYMDDEALRLTRETGKAHYWSRSRGKLWRKGEQSGHEQLVKDILIDCDEDTILLKVEQIGGACHTGYRSCFYRTIDGDIVGTKVFDPEEAYGKKQE